The following nucleotide sequence is from Diospyros lotus cultivar Yz01 chromosome 3, ASM1463336v1, whole genome shotgun sequence.
tcaccaaaatataaattaaatcatttttttttcatttaaacccacaaatattcaataatctccacaaacataataattattaatttatatttctcttaaacccaaaaatatttaacaattatcaATTGTTCCCAAccaatacaataattaataattatcaatcatgaattccttattttcctcaaaaccacataaatacatactttctcttaaattctcaaatatttaataatgtcctcaaacaccaatttaactaattattatttattttcaaatttcagaatattacaTGCACACAACAATTGGCAAAAAAAGAGAGTGCGTACAGATATGCATGCCAACTCCAACAATTACCAAAATGTCCTTTCTTtcatattataaacaaaaatatctagGGGCTCTATTgacaaatacaaatttaatttattttctttttcattttcttattacaccactaattccattattttcaaattatttctcatCATGGGCTTAAGCTCAGAACATATATACCTCATATATTTTCCAAGCCCATTGGGTTTAATTTCCCACTTGGACtaaacccatgaactcattattaattaattatggcccattacattatttttaatttcttaaaaattagacctatatacttattttcatgatcacatgaaccataaaattatacaatccaaaattatttctatatCATCAAAGTAATctttcattaaatattaaaaaaacttagactcacatttaaaatgtcattaaactaACGTTAAGTATTATAACACCTAGACTCACTTTAAAGTCATtacaatataagtttttgactTTAGCATTAACTCTTTCGGTTGCTATTgctactattaaaaaaatattttctacaacgAACATTGTGGAGAATCGATTAAGTAATATGATTGGAGACTAATAGATGAATGATAACTtagttttgtatattaaaaacaATACATTTAATAAAATCGATAATGAGATCATTATACGATGTTATCAAAGTATGAAAagtagtaaaaaataattatatttttttatattttaatattattattattatcttatttttaaaattataattttatatttaaatgcaCTCCTACTGAATCAAAATACTGGTTCGCCCTGTCTACATGCGACCTCCAAGCATTCATCTAGTGGTAGATAGGGCCGGCCCTAAGATCTCATGGGCCCTAAGCGAAATTTTGTATGAaccttttatatttaaaaataaaattatatataataaatatgataaattttttattatataaaaacattcaaaattatcctAGCTGCCTTATGCGTAGCCCATTGCCACTcccatattttgaaattatggaATCTTCAAAACATTCTGCTCACTGTCCGATGCACAAAGACCTTCAAAACATTCAGCTGTCCGATGCACAAAGACCTTCAAAACATTTAGCCCACTGTTCTGAGgtcttatgttttttttattatataaaaatatttaaatttttgtatggaACCTTTAATACATTCAGCTAACTGCCCTATGTATAGCCCACCACATGTATGCATTAAATGTCATTTTCACCCATCTAGCTgattttatctattatttaaatttaaatttagttgtTGAATGCAAAAAAGCCCCTAACTATTCTGTTGGATCTGAGATGGGAGGAGAGGGCCCTAGGCGGCTGCCTAGACAGCCTATGCCCAGGGCTGGCACTGGTAGACTATAGAGTACTTATTTCAAACGATCATATTATTTAAACACTAGCTCATAACACGTCAGgtttattataaaatgtttgaACTTCGTATTAAAAAAGAAACGGCATCTTTATTTatccatttttaatttgattatgtgtgcaggaatatcaattatatatatgtgtgtgtatttgttatatatatatatatatatgtaatgcaTCTTCCTCGTTGAGGCAGGGAAGGAGCTAGCCATGGAAGCTAGAGAGAGCAGCAGCATAAGAGTCCTAATGATGCCATGGTTAGCCCATGGGCACGTCTCTCCCTACATGGAGCTCGCCAAGAAGCTTGCAGAAAGGAACTTCATCGTCTTCTTCTGCTCAACGCCAATCAATCTCACCTCCATTAACATGAAGCTGAGCGGTATGTCTGATAATCCAAGATACTCCGGATCCATCCACCCAGTCGAGCTCCACCTTCCATCCTCGCCGGAGCTTCCACCCCACCACCACACCACAAATGGCCTGCCGCCCCGGCTGATGCCAGCCCTCAAACAAGCTTTTGACGCGGCCAGCCCTGCCTTCTCCGCCCTCTTGCGGACCCTGAATCCGGACGTGGTTATCTACGACTTCAGCCAGAAATGGGTGGCGGATTCCGCTTCGTCGCTCAACATTCCGGCCGTCCAGTTCCTAACCCTGACTCCATCTTTCGTCTCTTTTATCCTCCATCTCTGTGAAAACCCTGGCGAAGGATTCCCTTTCCAGGAAATTCATGTTCCGGAATACGTTCAAGATGAGCTCAAAGCCTTTGCGCCCAGTGGAGACCCGGAGATGGCTCGTTTCGTTGAGAGCCTGAAGAAATCCAGTGACCTGGTTTTGATAAAAAGTTCCAGAGAGATAGAGGGAAAGTACATGAATTATCTCTCGTCTTTAGTCGAAAAAAAGATTCAACCGGTTGGGATGCTGGTTCAGGATCCAGTGGATCAAGAAGGGGACGAAGAAGAGATCATGGACTGGCTCAAGAACAAAGAGGAAGCCTCCACTGTGTTCGTCTCTTTCGGATCCGAGTACCTTCTCTCCACTGAAGAGATTGAAGAGATAGCTCTTGGGCTGGAGCTCAGTTCGGCCAACTTCATCTGGGTTGTCCGGTTCCTTTCCGGCGAGAAGATTAGTGTTTCAGAAGCATTATTGCCGGAAGGATTCATCAAGAGGGTTGGAGAGAGAGGAAAGATGGTTCCAGGCTGGGCGCCACAGGCGAAGATCCTGAAGCACCCGAGCATTGGAGGGTTCGTGAGCCATTGCGGATGGAATTCGATACTTGAAAGCATATCATTCGCCGTTCCGATCGTGGCTTTGCCGATGCATCTCGACCAGCCATTGAATGCGAGAGTGGTTGAGGCGATTGGGGTTGGTTTGGAGGTCATGAGAGACCGGAGTGGGAAGATCAATGGAGAAGAGCTGGGTAGGGTTATAAAGCaggtggtggtggagaagaaggGGATTCAAATGAGCTGTAAAGCCAGGGAGTTGAGAAAGAAGGCCGCCATGAAAGAGGACCAAGAGATGGATGAGGCTGTTCAAGAATTGGTCAAGCTTTGTGAGAAGATGAAGTAAAACCCCTCCTttttaaggattttttttttctcttgacgACAAGAAATATGTGCCAATAACTCTTTAATTAATCTCCAATAATTAGGGCAAAGAGTATATTTATCCGATTACTAATTAttgaaagattttcttgaatttctttcattctctcaattattgttattaaattcGATTGAATTGTACGAGTTTATATGTTAAGAATATTTAAATGAGTCAATAGgcctttaaaattaaaattatattgaatTGATAAGGtaaattgtaatatcccgaaattggGAAATAactaaatgattattaatttggttaggagtaattaaaaattgttaaatatatatatatatatatattttggtttaagagaaatattgatttattttgtattaaaagaaatggGTAACTAATTATTGAAAACTTAGGGTATTAGAGATATTAATATGTGGGGGTGTGTGTGAATTTTTGGAAGTGTGAGGGCATAAATGTAATTTCTAGGAACTGTCATAGAGTTACTTTAAATTCAATGATACGTGTATAAGAATTGAAGGATTGGTTAACAAGGGCGGCTACGCGCGCGCTGGGAAGAATTAAGAAGAATTTTTGCAAGATAATGGCGCCAAAACGGTGTCGTTTTGAGGTTGAGGCGGTGCTGCGCCTATGCTGCCACGCGGCAGTTTCTGAAGctcccttcttttgatcttttaaAGTTGAAATCAGTGTGTAAATAGGCATGGGTTAAGCATCATCGAAAGCAGGAAAAATCGGGGAAAAAGAAAGCACTGTGCAAGCGCTGTTTGAGGAAAATTCAAGGTTAAAATTGGGTTTAATCCAAGTTTAAATAGCCAGGTAAGTGCATATGTGTGTCCGTTGgtgctgatatatatatgtataattatgcGGGTGTGTGCTTTGAGCAGTCCAAGTGGGTtactgtgtgtgtatgtatgcaacggagatatatatatatatatatgaaatagcAGTGGGTTTCGGTGgccatatatgtatgcatatctGATTTTTATAGTCTTCCTGCATGTGATCGTGAGGGGTATTGAGGTGTTTAAAGGTTGGGAATGGAAGTTTCGAAAGATTCAAGTGGCTGCCATGGCGtgtagtgatatatatatatatatattgagctaAGTGAGTTcactgtgtgtgcgtgtgtgtgttcaCTAGGGAAGCTTAAAGattataagtataatttaagttatttaaataaataataatagtaataggcatgatttaatttaaaataaatatgagatttattgggattttatttacaatgtgcctacgtgggattttagacggttagatttaattaatgcgagtcatggatttattaatcgctattaaacgttttacttcgcagcgggagtgcaagaaagagaagagacggtcgtgtaaaggcaagctcctaaccctcttctcgtgttctttaattcccgtgaaagaccccgtgatttcctgtattttatcaccttcCTTGCTTTAATTCAGCAcattgccttattggttgaactattattcatttgttttaatttaaattaaatctgagacgtctataattttattcgttgtgagcc
It contains:
- the LOC127797619 gene encoding UDP-glucosyltransferase 29-like; the encoded protein is MEARESSSIRVLMMPWLAHGHVSPYMELAKKLAERNFIVFFCSTPINLTSINMKLSGMSDNPRYSGSIHPVELHLPSSPELPPHHHTTNGLPPRLMPALKQAFDAASPAFSALLRTLNPDVVIYDFSQKWVADSASSLNIPAVQFLTLTPSFVSFILHLCENPGEGFPFQEIHVPEYVQDELKAFAPSGDPEMARFVESLKKSSDLVLIKSSREIEGKYMNYLSSLVEKKIQPVGMLVQDPVDQEGDEEEIMDWLKNKEEASTVFVSFGSEYLLSTEEIEEIALGLELSSANFIWVVRFLSGEKISVSEALLPEGFIKRVGERGKMVPGWAPQAKILKHPSIGGFVSHCGWNSILESISFAVPIVALPMHLDQPLNARVVEAIGVGLEVMRDRSGKINGEELGRVIKQVVVEKKGIQMSCKARELRKKAAMKEDQEMDEAVQELVKLCEKMK